In Papaver somniferum cultivar HN1 unplaced genomic scaffold, ASM357369v1 unplaced-scaffold_135, whole genome shotgun sequence, one DNA window encodes the following:
- the LOC113334029 gene encoding F-box/LRR-repeat protein At4g14103-like — protein sequence MGLNNIGEAEDRISELPDSLLHRILSSLDIKHVARTSFLSKRWSRIWTSFPTLVFPNLYHKSEINKFMDFVDRTLRLPDASSNIQKVHIYMNKHFNAYRVHSWISNVTERDVEELNLWLNQREPFLIPLSLFTCKSLITLELTASFIPLSIFLKVSLYQNSRALHFVDSSLSTIAGMGYTFLIAMSLKI from the coding sequence ATGGGTTTAAACAACATTGGTGAGGCAGAGGATAGGATTAGCGAATTACCTGACTCACTTCTTCATCGTATCCTCTCTTCCCTTGATATCAAGCATGTTGCTCGTACTTCTTTTCTGTCGAAAAGATGGAGTCGCATATGGACCTCTTTCCCCACTCTTGTTTTCCCCAACTTGTATCATAAATCCGAAATCAATAAGTTCATGGATTTTGTGGATAGAACACTGCGTCTTCCTGATGCATCATCAAATATTCAGAAGGTCCATATTTACATGAATAAGCACTTCAATGCATATAGGGTTCATTCTTGGATCTCTAATGTAACAGAGCGTGATGTTGAAGAGCTCAATCTCTGGTTAAATCAAAGGGAACCTTTTCTTATCCCTTTGTCTCTTTTTACATGCAAATCATTGATTACGTTGGAGCTAACTGCATCCTTTATCCCTTTATCTATATTCCTAAAAGTTTCTCTTTACCAAAACTCAAGAGCCCTACACTTTGTGGATTCCAGTTTATCGACGATTGCTGGGATGGGCTACACATTTCTAATTGCCATGtccttgaaaatttga